In a genomic window of Plutella xylostella chromosome 16, ilPluXylo3.1, whole genome shotgun sequence:
- the LOC105387982 gene encoding 39S ribosomal protein L44, mitochondrial: MALIRRCIPLFTKSIRIAPVNSQARKIHRYVAPTLMELKRREEKNGGKVTNPRNTFLEWNLEAELFAFGKRLNEDFDPDLLLQAFTDRSYVIKEELKQKELNIDIKMKDNKELAEEGESFMRQYIQRYLEHVLPRFPLEGVAGVRRHLLSEATLAHVALHLGTKDIILASEYPVDNYILANTFKALVGALIKSSGEEQAAHFVRDFLITQLNGADVNEYFHIEDPWALLTDLLHKRGAAVEPRLIAETGGNTVLACYRVGLYVDKQMVASGYGESVPVAKEMAAREALKKIFGTEDHAPPIDFTVQGVPQGAAEREKISSS; encoded by the exons atggcaTTGATAAGACGCTGTATCCCTTTATTTACGAAAAGTATTCGAATTGCCCCAGTAAATTCACAAG CTCGAAAAATCCATCGCTATGTGGCGCCCACATTGATGGAACTAAAACGGCGGGAAGAGAAGAACGGTGGTAAAGTGACAAATCCAAGAAACACATTCCTTGAGTGGAATTTAGAAGCTGAACTGTTTGCTTTTGGAAAACGTTTAAATGAAGATTTTGACCCCGACCTCCTGTTGCAAGCGTTCACAGACAGATCTTACGTGATAAAGGAAGAACTCAAACAAAAGGAGCTGAATATTGATATTAAGATGAAGGATAATAAGGAACTGGCGGAGGAAG GAGAATCATTCATGCGTCAGTACATCCAGCGGTACCTGGAGCATGTGCTGCCCCGGTTCCCACTGGAGGGTGTGGCTGGAGTGCGCCGGCACCTGCTCAGTGAGGCCACGCTGGCTCACGTGGCACTGCACCTGGGCACTAAGGATATTATACTGGCTTCT gAATACCCAGTGGACAACTACATCCTGGCGAACACGTTCAAGGCGCTCGTGGGGGCGCTGATCAAGTCGTCGGGAGAGGAGCAGGCCGCGCACTTTGTGAGGGATTTCCTCATCACACAGTTGAACG GTGCAGACGTAAACGAGTACTTCCACATCGAGGACCCGTGGGCCCTGCTCACTGACCTCCTTCACAAGCGGGGGGCGGCCGTGGAGCCTCGCCTGATCGCGGAGACGGGGGGCAACACCGTGCTCGCGTGCTATAGAGTGGGGTTGTATGTGGACAAGCAGATGGTGGCTTCTG GTTACGGCGAATCGGTACCAGTGGCCAAGGAGATGGCGGCGCGGGAGGCACTCAAGAAGATCTTCGGCACAGAGGACCACGCGCCGCCGATCGACTTCACCGTGCAGGGCGTGCCACAGGGGGCGGCGGAACGGGAGAAAATATCGTCCAGTTAG